From Glycine soja cultivar W05 chromosome 4, ASM419377v2, whole genome shotgun sequence, the proteins below share one genomic window:
- the LOC114409744 gene encoding protein IQ-DOMAIN 31-like isoform X2 translates to MGKSPGKWIKTVLFGKKSSKSNISKGREARRAFRALKGIIRLQALIRGHLVRKQAVVTLCCMYGIVKLQALVRGGRIRQSNEIHEKCNLFKPLDAKLGEPVGISTKISKLTANTFIHKLLASSITIMALQLQYVNGDPNSVLSWLERWSASYFWKPVPQPKKIRDSKSQRKQGNVSNGEAQITKSKRTTRKLPIANFETALEQTNPEFEKPKRNFRKTPYQVSDPEQENPQSELEKVKRSLRKIHNPVVENAGQPEVESETPKQHLEMTKVIPGHAVLEQATITSDDKIKMEETSTISNVPDVEITPIPSVNKEVSEILNNYQVSVESKPLSETPTKDRNTSHDEVKNKLGNLPETIFKDENSLLTNGDLSHSDLTGNENQKPTRKISNLTKQENGEDGIKNSPKLPSYMAATESAKAKLRAQGSPRFGQDGTEKNNTAGGSGRHSLPSSTNNQISSHSPKPQRSVPAGGKGGNKSDRTVPSSKAGNGKVTQAEWRR, encoded by the exons GCACGAAGGGCATTTAGGGCCCTGAAAGGCATAATAAGGTTGCAAGCACTTATTCGTGGGCACTTGGTTAGGAAACAAGCCGTTGTTACATTATGCTGCATGTATGGAATTGTAAAGTTACAAGCACTTGTCCGTGGAGGAAGGATTAGACAGTCTAATGAAATCCATGAGAAGTGCAATCTATTTAAGCCTCTG GATGCAAAACTTGGTGAGCCAGTTGGTATCTCCACAAAAATTTCAAAGCTGACTGCAAATACTTTCATCCATAAG CTTCTTGCTTCATCAATTACAATAATGGCACTGCAACTGCAATATGTTAATGGAGATCCAAATTCAGTCTTAAGTTGGTTGGAGCGCTGGTCAGCATCTTACTTTTGGAAACCAGTTCCCCAACCCAAGAAAATTCGAGACTCTAAATCTCAGAGAAAGCAGGGTAATGTTTCAAATGGGGAAGCTCAAATTACCAAGTCAAAACGCACTACCAGGAAGCTTCCTATTGCAAATTTTGAAACAGCCCTGGAGCAAACAAATCCTGAATTCGAGAAACCAAAACGTAATTTCAGGAAAACACCATACCAAGTGTCAGATCCAGAGCAAGAAAATCCACAAAGTGAGCTTGAAAAGGTTAAACGTAGCTTGAGAAAGATTCATAACCCTGTTGTTGAGAATGCTGGTCAGCCAGAAGTTGAAAGTGAGACCCCCAAGCAGCATTTGGAAATGACGAAAGTTATTCCGGGTCACGCTGTTTTAGAACAAGCGACCATTACTTCTGATGATAAGATCAAGATGGAAGAAACTTCAACCATCTCGAATGTGCCTGATGTCGAAATCACTCCAATACCATCAGTCAACAAGGAAGTGTCTGAGATTCTAAACAATTATCAAGTGTCTGTAGAATCAAAGCCCTTGTCAGAGACTCCAACTAAAGATAGGAACACTTCTCATGACGAAGTTAAAAACAAGCTAGGCAACCTACCAGAGACTATTTTCAAAGATGAAAACTCCCTATTAACAAATGGAGATTTGAGTCATAGTGATCTGACAGGTAATGAAAACCAGAAACCTACCCGTAAAATCTCAAATTTGACAAAGCAGGAGAATGGAGAAGACGGCATAAAGAACAGTCCAAAATTACCAAGTTATATGGCAGCAACTGAATCTGCCAAGGCAAAGTTGAGGGCACAAGGGTCCCCAAGGTTTGGACAAGATGGGACTGAGAAAAACAACACTGCTGGTGGTTCTGGGAGGCATTCTCTGCCATCTTCAACTAACAACCAGATTAGTTCGCATTCACCTAAGCCACAGAGATCAGTTCCGGCAGGTGGcaaagggggaaacaaaagtgACAGAACAGTACCATCTTCTAAAGCAGGGAATG GGAAGGTAACTCAAGCTGAGTGGAGGAGGTAA